Proteins encoded within one genomic window of Gloeobacter kilaueensis JS1:
- a CDS encoding energy transducer TonB, translating to MQPGSLWQQTPSSGGKIIVLCFLGSAILHAGLFMVRLPEPKAPELHKTQNVVMVSPVQPKKLPPKPKPEPPKPKPPEPKLTKKVVRQSAPQKAKASRPILSTKATTPSESTVSESQIAGSRGTGYGTDSGNDNGSTSPTGVDNGSGGSAPVEAPPPPPPPPLVNARPKGAVQPDYPEIAQQNNWEGKVIVKAYINADGSVGEVQVVRSSGHAELDQAAIEAVKRTRFEPAHRGEEAVAAWVRVPITFSLQ from the coding sequence ATGCAACCCGGATCGCTATGGCAACAGACACCGAGTAGCGGTGGCAAGATCATCGTTCTGTGCTTTCTCGGCAGCGCCATCCTGCACGCCGGACTGTTCATGGTCCGCCTGCCCGAACCCAAAGCCCCCGAACTGCACAAAACCCAGAATGTCGTCATGGTCTCACCGGTCCAACCAAAAAAGCTGCCTCCCAAACCCAAACCCGAACCTCCCAAACCCAAACCCCCTGAACCGAAGCTCACCAAAAAAGTCGTCCGCCAGAGTGCCCCTCAAAAAGCAAAAGCCTCCCGTCCGATTCTCAGCACCAAGGCGACCACTCCCAGTGAATCGACCGTCTCGGAGAGTCAAATTGCGGGTTCGCGGGGCACCGGTTACGGCACCGATTCAGGCAACGACAACGGCAGCACCAGCCCGACGGGCGTCGATAACGGCAGTGGAGGCAGTGCGCCTGTGGAGGCACCGCCGCCTCCCCCGCCGCCGCCGTTGGTGAATGCGCGGCCCAAAGGAGCGGTGCAGCCGGACTATCCGGAGATAGCCCAGCAGAACAACTGGGAAGGCAAGGTGATCGTCAAGGCGTACATCAACGCGGACGGGAGTGTGGGGGAGGTGCAGGTGGTGCGTTCGTCTGGTCATGCAGAGTTGGACCAGGCGGCAATCGAGGCGGTGAAGCGGACGCGCTTTGAGCCAGCGCATCGTGGGGAAGAAGCGGTAGCGGCGTGGGTGCGGGTGCCCATCACCTTCTCCCTCCAGTAA
- a CDS encoding ExbD/TolR family protein, whose protein sequence is MGGGEDDGVAGEINVVPLIDVLFSILTFFVLASIFLTRQHTLPLDLPKVTPGDPQQQLSKQLTLTITDKGKYLLDKTPIELDKIGPTIKAALDSNPNEMVVIAGNKEAEYQYIVFVLDALRKVNATRIAMATDTE, encoded by the coding sequence ATGGGCGGCGGCGAAGACGATGGCGTCGCCGGTGAGATCAACGTCGTTCCACTGATCGACGTCTTGTTCTCGATCCTGACGTTCTTCGTGCTCGCTTCGATCTTTCTCACTCGTCAGCATACGCTTCCTCTCGATCTGCCGAAGGTGACCCCCGGCGATCCGCAGCAGCAGCTCAGCAAACAGTTGACGCTGACGATCACCGACAAGGGCAAGTATCTTCTTGACAAGACTCCGATCGAACTGGACAAGATCGGCCCGACAATCAAGGCGGCGCTCGACAGCAATCCCAACGAGATGGTCGTAATCGCCGGCAACAAAGAAGCAGAGTATCAGTACATCGTATTTGTTCTCGACGCCCTCAGGAAGGTCAATGCAACCCGGATCGCTATGGCAACAGACACCGAGTAG